In the Kaistella sp. 97-N-M2 genome, one interval contains:
- a CDS encoding DUF4295 family protein: MAKKVVATLQGGAGSKKMTKVVKMVKSAKSGAYVFEERVMNADEVEGFLKK; this comes from the coding sequence ATGGCAAAGAAAGTAGTAGCAACGCTTCAGGGTGGTGCAGGTTCTAAAAAAATGACCAAAGTTGTGAAAATGGTAAAATCCGCGAAAAGTGGTGCTTACGTTTTCGAAGAAAGAGTAATGAACGCTGACGAAGTTGAAGGTTTTTTGAAAAAATAA
- the murB gene encoding UDP-N-acetylmuramate dehydrogenase encodes MKIQKNFSLKNHNTFGVDVSAKYFAEVTSLEELTQALNDSVTPEIPLLILGGGSNLLFTKDFEGLVLHLNVKGISEEIISENEVLVTAAAGENWQEFVQFCLQKNYGGLENLSLIPGNVGTSPMQNIGAYGTEIKDTFVQCRVLNLETLEVEIFDAEKCNFGYRESVFKHEGKGKYIILDVTFKLSTKDHSIKTEYGAIKSELENLGIENPTIQQVSKAVINIRQSKLPDPKAMGNAGSFFKNPSIPKNQFVEVQEKYPEIPNYPNGELVKIPAGWLIEQCGWKGKQMGNVASHKLQALVLVNATGQASGQEIYDFSTLIIKSVKEKFGIDLEREVNII; translated from the coding sequence ATGAAGATCCAGAAAAACTTTTCTTTAAAAAACCACAATACTTTTGGCGTGGACGTATCCGCAAAATATTTTGCGGAAGTCACTTCTTTGGAGGAACTAACTCAAGCACTCAACGACTCAGTTACTCCAGAAATCCCACTCCTCATTCTGGGCGGCGGCAGTAATTTACTGTTCACGAAAGATTTTGAGGGGTTAGTGCTTCATTTAAATGTTAAGGGGATTTCGGAAGAAATTATTTCGGAAAACGAGGTTTTGGTAACGGCTGCAGCGGGCGAAAACTGGCAGGAGTTTGTGCAGTTTTGTCTGCAGAAAAATTACGGCGGATTAGAGAATTTATCCCTGATTCCGGGAAATGTGGGGACTTCGCCCATGCAAAACATCGGCGCGTATGGCACCGAAATTAAAGATACGTTCGTGCAGTGCCGGGTTCTGAATCTGGAAACTTTGGAGGTTGAAATTTTCGATGCGGAAAAATGTAATTTCGGCTACCGCGAATCTGTTTTCAAACACGAGGGAAAAGGGAAATACATCATTCTGGATGTTACGTTTAAACTTTCGACGAAAGATCATTCCATCAAAACGGAGTACGGCGCCATTAAATCTGAACTGGAAAATCTGGGAATTGAAAATCCTACCATTCAGCAGGTTTCCAAAGCCGTAATCAATATTCGCCAAAGCAAATTACCGGATCCCAAAGCGATGGGAAATGCCGGAAGTTTTTTTAAAAATCCTTCGATTCCAAAAAATCAGTTTGTAGAAGTTCAGGAAAAATATCCCGAAATTCCAAATTATCCGAATGGCGAGCTGGTGAAAATTCCGGCAGGTTGGCTCATCGAACAGTGCGGCTGGAAAGGCAAACAGATGGGAAATGTGGCGTCGCACAAATTGCAGGCTTTGGTTCTTGTAAACGCGACGGGACAGGCTTCAGGGCAAGAAATTTATGATTTCTCTACGCTGATTATTAAGTCGGTAAAAGAGAAGTTTGGGATTGATCTGGAAAGAGAAGTAAATATCATTTAA
- a CDS encoding pyridoxal phosphate-dependent aminotransferase codes for MPKISQRAQNMPASPVRKLVPYALLAKQKGIKVYHLNIGQPDIETPQSALDAVKNNDLKIFEYALSEGNLEYRTALKDYYHTLGFTDLTTDNFIVTNGGSEALNFALSTLCDADDEVIIPEPYYANYNGFASTFNVNVVAVSSSIDTGFALPPIEDFEKKITPKTKAILICNPGNPTGYLYTRDELQQLALIAAKHDIVIISDEVYREYVYDGKQQISMFDFPEIAENCIIIDSESKRYSMCGVRIGFMVTRSKKIHDAAMLFAQARLSPVLLGQIAASAAHQNDSDYILKVRAEYTHRRNVLVDLLNGIPGVICPKPKGAFYCAVELPVDDTDKFAQWLLESYSNNNETIMVAPMSGFYSNPELGRKQVRIAYVLNEADLRRSVELLSDALQKYKVEFKL; via the coding sequence CCTGCTTCGCCCGTTAGAAAATTGGTTCCTTACGCCCTTCTGGCGAAACAAAAAGGAATAAAAGTGTATCATTTGAACATCGGTCAGCCCGATATCGAAACGCCGCAATCTGCACTTGATGCGGTGAAAAACAATGATCTGAAAATCTTCGAGTATGCACTTTCCGAAGGGAATCTGGAGTACAGAACGGCGCTGAAAGATTATTATCACACCTTAGGCTTTACAGATTTAACCACCGACAACTTTATAGTGACGAACGGAGGCTCGGAAGCTTTAAATTTCGCGCTTTCCACTTTATGCGACGCCGATGATGAAGTGATTATTCCGGAACCTTATTATGCGAATTATAACGGTTTTGCAAGCACTTTTAACGTGAATGTTGTGGCGGTTTCTTCCTCTATCGACACCGGATTCGCCTTGCCGCCGATCGAAGATTTCGAGAAAAAAATTACGCCGAAAACGAAAGCCATTTTAATCTGTAACCCCGGAAATCCCACGGGTTACCTGTACACGCGCGATGAATTGCAACAGTTGGCACTAATCGCGGCAAAACACGATATAGTAATTATTTCCGATGAGGTTTACCGCGAGTATGTGTACGACGGAAAGCAGCAGATCTCGATGTTCGATTTCCCCGAAATCGCGGAAAACTGTATTATTATCGATTCCGAATCCAAGCGTTATTCGATGTGCGGCGTTCGGATTGGTTTTATGGTAACGCGCTCCAAAAAAATTCACGATGCGGCGATGCTGTTTGCGCAGGCGAGATTAAGCCCGGTTTTGTTGGGACAAATTGCCGCCTCTGCAGCGCACCAAAACGATTCTGACTATATTTTGAAGGTTCGCGCCGAATACACGCACCGCCGAAATGTTTTGGTGGATTTGCTTAACGGGATTCCGGGCGTAATCTGTCCGAAACCGAAAGGCGCCTTTTACTGCGCCGTCGAGCTGCCCGTAGACGATACCGATAAATTTGCGCAGTGGCTTCTCGAAAGTTACTCAAACAACAACGAAACCATTATGGTGGCGCCGATGAGCGGCTTTTACAGCAACCCGGAACTCGGCAGAAAACAGGTGCGGATTGCGTATGTTTTAAACGAAGCCGATCTCAGACGAAGCGTGGAGCTGCTGAGCGATGCACTCCAGAAATATAAAGTCGAATTTAAACTCTAA
- the rpmB gene encoding 50S ribosomal protein L28, with protein sequence MSRICQITGKRAMVGNNVSHANNKTKRRFEINLLEKKFYLPELEKSVTLKVTAHGLRIINRIGIEEAILRATRNGFIK encoded by the coding sequence ATGTCAAGAATTTGCCAAATAACAGGAAAGCGTGCCATGGTAGGAAACAATGTTTCTCACGCTAATAACAAAACGAAACGTCGTTTTGAAATTAACTTACTAGAGAAGAAATTTTACCTTCCGGAGCTGGAGAAATCTGTAACTTTAAAAGTTACTGCTCATGGATTGAGAATTATCAATAGAATTGGGATTGAAGAAGCAATCCTGAGAGCAACACGTAACGGATTTATTAAATAA
- the rpmG gene encoding 50S ribosomal protein L33 — MAKKGNRVQVILECTEHKETGVAGMSRYITTKNKKNTTERLELKKFNPVLKKYTLHKEIK; from the coding sequence ATGGCAAAAAAAGGTAACAGAGTACAGGTGATTTTGGAGTGCACAGAGCACAAAGAAACCGGTGTAGCAGGAATGTCAAGATACATCACTACCAAAAATAAAAAGAACACTACAGAGCGATTAGAGTTGAAAAAATTTAATCCGGTTCTTAAAAAATACACCCTTCACAAAGAAATTAAGTAA